A stretch of Campylobacter volucris DNA encodes these proteins:
- a CDS encoding dUTPase, dimeric produces MKAKDILKSMLELQQKLNDDTNGIGWENGYTKEGKLISFRRCIYMECAELIDSFAWKHWKNINTPANWDNVRIEIVDIWHFIMSLILEEYKEKNVTDKNFIAEEVSSVTFFDDFCKDNTIPNDADIYGILNDIELIIHKCSGFDYDLGELLSVYFVLARKCGLSFFDLYKIYIGKNILNQFRQENGYKNGTYKKIWNGIEDNEVLNQILKESLDYQEIYKKLQEVYKNIK; encoded by the coding sequence ATGAAAGCAAAAGATATCTTAAAAAGTATGCTCGAACTTCAACAAAAACTAAATGATGATACCAATGGCATAGGATGGGAAAATGGCTATACAAAAGAAGGTAAATTAATTAGTTTTAGAAGATGTATTTATATGGAATGTGCTGAACTTATAGATTCTTTTGCTTGGAAACATTGGAAAAATATCAATACACCTGCAAACTGGGATAATGTTCGCATTGAAATTGTAGATATTTGGCATTTTATTATGAGTTTAATTTTAGAAGAATACAAAGAAAAAAATGTTACAGATAAAAATTTCATCGCAGAAGAAGTTTCATCTGTAACTTTTTTTGATGATTTTTGTAAAGACAATACTATTCCAAATGATGCTGATATATATGGAATTTTAAATGATATTGAACTAATCATTCATAAATGTAGCGGTTTTGACTATGATTTAGGTGAGCTTTTGAGTGTATATTTTGTCTTAGCTAGAAAATGTGGATTGAGCTTTTTTGATCTTTATAAAATTTACATAGGCAAAAATATCTTAAATCAATTTAGACAAGAAAATGGCTATAAAAATGGCACTTATAAAAAAATATGGAATGGCATAGAAGATAATGAAGTTTTAAACCAAATTCTAAAAGAAAGCTTAGATTATCAAGAAATTTATAAA